A window from Chryseobacterium vaccae encodes these proteins:
- a CDS encoding zinc-dependent metalloprotease codes for MNRTILMKNYRLALYLGLAMASPAVLAQKKDSVKTDKEKTEKTDVSSKKTKKIEDLIKKGTFKKGLFNTIQVKTDVYFEIPDSLMGRQFLVVNKLSQVPMQVNEAGLNKGMNYENKIISFHRDNVAKKVWVKTSDVKVSSPKNDAITKSVKDNFSESVIEVFDIEAQNNDSTSVAIKVNKVFDGNQKSFNDVLANVGLGGSVKSNLSYIEGVKTFPQNLVVKSQLTTSVNEGGVDLPVTLGVTTNLVLLSKIPMKPRVSDQRVGFFSEKHWAFNDRQQKMDEKFFITRWNLEPKDEDKEKYLRGELVEPKKQIVYYIDPATPKQWREKIIAGVHDWQAAFEQAGFKNAVIAKMPDEKDEDFDIDDVRYSVITYAASPKSNAMGPSVVDPRSGEIIEADIIWWHNVMTSLQEWMRIQIGPIDPKARGNKFSDEYMGEAIRFVSSHEVGHTFGLKHNMGSSFAFPVESLRSKEFTDKMGGTAPSIMDYARYNYVAQPEDGVTAITPKIGIYDKYAIEWGYRWYPDEFSEKKAIRNLIEKHQDDPLYFYGEQQSYLETIDPRSQSEDLGDDAMKASEYGLKNLKIVINNLLQWTYEDGKEYTDAGKLYLGAIGQWDLYTGHVMANVGGIYLNNTVFGNKKKAYEAVPAETQKRAVDYLVKNAINLPEWLFFNPISEKTYPVKNSPMGPFEQTPYTLARGMQYANIYALLMDDRLLRMLENELKHEVSGSKEQIYTVENLFDQIRTAIFRKKGTLTILEKMTQKNYVDALIVSVNKLFEKTAVKALKTDQTLNMPLICNFHGEDQNLRNINYSSMKRVSEVTTYKRAELQKVLDLLNRTRYKGDDASRAHYTDLIIRIEEALNK; via the coding sequence ATGAATCGGACTATTTTAATGAAGAACTACAGACTGGCTCTGTATCTGGGACTTGCTATGGCATCGCCGGCAGTACTGGCACAGAAAAAAGATTCTGTAAAAACAGATAAAGAAAAAACGGAGAAAACCGATGTTTCTTCAAAGAAAACAAAAAAAATTGAAGACCTGATTAAAAAAGGAACCTTCAAAAAAGGGCTTTTTAATACCATTCAGGTAAAAACGGATGTTTATTTTGAAATTCCCGACAGCCTTATGGGACGTCAGTTCCTGGTGGTGAATAAACTGTCTCAGGTACCGATGCAGGTGAATGAGGCGGGATTAAATAAGGGAATGAACTATGAAAACAAGATCATCTCTTTTCACCGTGATAATGTAGCCAAAAAAGTTTGGGTGAAAACCTCAGACGTAAAAGTATCATCTCCTAAAAACGACGCGATCACAAAATCTGTAAAAGATAACTTTTCAGAATCTGTGATTGAGGTTTTTGATATTGAGGCCCAGAACAATGACTCTACTTCGGTAGCGATCAAAGTCAATAAGGTTTTTGATGGTAATCAGAAGAGTTTCAATGATGTGCTGGCCAATGTGGGGTTAGGAGGATCTGTGAAATCAAACCTTTCCTATATCGAAGGAGTGAAAACCTTTCCTCAGAATCTTGTGGTGAAATCCCAGTTGACCACTTCTGTGAATGAAGGTGGGGTAGATCTGCCTGTGACATTGGGGGTGACCACTAATCTTGTGTTGCTTTCCAAAATCCCTATGAAACCAAGAGTCTCCGATCAGAGAGTCGGTTTCTTTAGTGAAAAGCATTGGGCATTCAATGACCGTCAGCAAAAAATGGATGAGAAATTCTTCATTACCAGATGGAATTTAGAACCTAAAGATGAAGACAAAGAAAAATATCTGAGGGGAGAGTTAGTAGAGCCGAAAAAACAGATCGTTTATTATATCGATCCCGCAACACCAAAACAATGGCGTGAAAAAATCATAGCAGGAGTGCATGACTGGCAGGCAGCCTTTGAGCAGGCAGGTTTTAAAAACGCGGTCATTGCTAAAATGCCGGATGAAAAAGATGAAGATTTTGACATTGATGACGTAAGATATTCGGTAATCACGTATGCTGCTTCTCCTAAGTCAAATGCAATGGGACCTTCGGTGGTAGACCCGAGAAGTGGGGAGATTATTGAAGCGGATATCATCTGGTGGCATAATGTAATGACTTCTCTTCAGGAATGGATGAGAATTCAGATAGGACCAATAGATCCGAAAGCGAGAGGAAATAAATTCAGTGACGAATATATGGGGGAAGCGATCCGTTTTGTATCGTCTCATGAAGTGGGGCATACGTTCGGATTAAAGCATAATATGGGATCTTCATTTGCATTTCCTGTAGAATCGCTCCGTTCAAAAGAGTTTACTGATAAAATGGGAGGAACAGCTCCTTCTATCATGGATTATGCCCGTTACAATTACGTAGCACAGCCGGAAGATGGCGTTACCGCGATCACTCCAAAAATCGGAATTTATGATAAATACGCTATAGAATGGGGTTACCGCTGGTATCCAGATGAGTTTTCCGAGAAAAAAGCCATCAGAAACTTAATCGAAAAGCACCAGGATGATCCATTGTATTTCTATGGTGAACAGCAAAGCTATCTGGAGACTATTGATCCGCGTTCGCAGTCTGAAGACCTTGGTGATGATGCGATGAAAGCCAGTGAATATGGATTGAAAAACCTGAAAATTGTTATCAATAATCTTTTACAATGGACTTATGAAGATGGTAAAGAGTATACGGATGCAGGTAAGCTGTATTTGGGAGCGATCGGGCAGTGGGACTTGTATACAGGTCATGTAATGGCAAATGTAGGAGGAATTTATCTGAACAATACGGTTTTCGGGAATAAGAAAAAAGCGTATGAAGCAGTTCCTGCCGAGACTCAGAAGAGAGCAGTTGATTATCTTGTGAAAAATGCCATCAACCTTCCGGAATGGCTGTTCTTTAATCCGATTTCAGAAAAAACATATCCTGTGAAGAATTCTCCGATGGGACCTTTCGAACAGACGCCTTATACGCTGGCAAGAGGAATGCAGTATGCCAATATTTATGCTCTGTTGATGGATGACAGGCTGCTCAGAATGCTTGAAAATGAACTGAAGCATGAAGTTTCAGGATCAAAAGAACAAATCTATACCGTTGAGAATCTATTTGACCAGATAAGAACTGCCATTTTCAGGAAAAAAGGAACACTGACTATTCTTGAAAAGATGACACAGAAGAACTATGTAGATGCACTGATTGTTTCTGTCAATAAATTATTTGAAAAAACAGCAGTAAAGGCATTGAAGACAGACCAAACGCTGAATATGCCGCTCATCTGTAATTTCCATGGTGAAGATCAAAATCTTAGGAATATTAATTATTCATCCATGAAAAGAGTATCTGAAGTAACCACTTACAAGAGAGCGGAACTACAGAAAGTGCTGGATCTGCTGAACAGGACCAGATATAAAGGAGATGATGCTTCAAGAGCTCATTACACAGACTTAATTATTCGTATTGAAGAGGCTTTAAATAAATAA
- a CDS encoding SusC/RagA family TonB-linked outer membrane protein has protein sequence MKKTLILLPLLAANIALAQQKKTITGKVQDGSTSQIIAGASIKIETQSVSSKTNQDGIIESVSIGTVTDKNGNFTLEIPTDTKSVLVSYLGYESRLIQIDEDQTNYNISLAPAGEVSEKNKIQEVIITGYQKIEKRKQTSAVSTVKMDAISQSGVASVDQMLAGQIAGVVVTPETGSPGGPAKIRIRGTASLSGPQDPLWVIDGLPLEGNDVPNFSDKDNIDQLQNFSIAGLNPNDIEDITILKDAAATAIYGARAANGVISITTKKGKKGSMKVNFSADTFITSRPDFDKLNLLNASEKVDFELMLAKRTDLTYRADKGEVMRILTKNNQLDAFRSGGLDALNSMTRQQLDGLRNSNTDWGKLLYRNAINKQYGLSVSGGSDRSDYYFSLGYFDEEGTTIGTGFKRYNLTLKNNYKLSDKLNAGISIFGTQSERSSFMTDADAAASPINYSRNANPYLTPYNPDGSYRYDRDIDGYADQYVPFNFLEERENTDYTLKNHSLKGILDLEYKVSKSLRFTSQLGLQYDTNKTEKFAAENTYYTRKMREGTRYYKDGAFQYFLPKGGVKQNWDNEFFQYNWKLQGTYSTKINSVHEIDVMAGTEIRKTKDNTTVTRAFGFDSLTKTGVPIIFPNSNFAADKKYETYREMPVAENAYASMFATASYTFDQKYTFFGSVRYDGTNLFGVNKKYKYLPIWAVSGSWLVSKENFMKNLNAISNLRLRASYGLQGNIDRNTSPFFIGEYNNATILPGGKEDVINVISPPNDKLRWEKTTNVNLGLDLGVFQNRINLTLDVYSRKGTDMISMKETPLETGFNYTMMNWGSLTNKGFELALSTRNINKDNFKWSTTINFAHNKSEVLSEQPRDNAFLPSREGLPVNAVFALKTAGMDEYGNPMFWKGNERVKIADFFKLYDVYEEFLPGQLVDSKLSQAEMRSLFTYIGDRDPKFTGGIINTFKIHNFDFTVSAAFNFKQTVMRSPSYRGMELDRGRNYTKDVYEAGTTLPGITGSEMENNPGWMGNKWLTSNPSNAYGLLDIWAKEISYVRISSIRLGYTLPKEFTAPMGISSLRLSVEGRNLFVFSNGYKGYFDPETYGNIYAQPIPKSVTVGFNVSF, from the coding sequence ATGAAAAAAACTCTAATACTTTTACCTCTTTTGGCTGCTAATATTGCGCTGGCGCAGCAAAAGAAAACGATTACAGGTAAAGTTCAGGATGGCAGTACTTCACAAATCATTGCAGGAGCATCCATTAAAATTGAAACACAATCTGTTTCTTCCAAAACCAATCAGGATGGGATCATTGAAAGTGTTTCCATTGGTACCGTTACAGATAAAAACGGAAATTTTACTTTAGAAATTCCTACCGATACCAAGTCGGTATTGGTGAGCTATCTTGGCTATGAATCCAGACTGATTCAGATTGATGAAGACCAGACCAACTATAATATTTCATTAGCGCCGGCGGGTGAAGTTTCTGAAAAAAATAAAATTCAGGAAGTAATTATTACCGGATATCAGAAGATTGAAAAACGTAAGCAGACCTCAGCGGTTTCTACAGTGAAGATGGACGCGATCAGCCAGTCCGGGGTTGCCAGTGTTGACCAGATGCTGGCCGGGCAGATTGCCGGGGTAGTGGTGACTCCTGAAACAGGATCTCCGGGAGGTCCTGCAAAGATCAGAATTCGTGGAACGGCTTCTTTGTCCGGTCCGCAGGATCCGTTATGGGTAATTGACGGACTTCCGCTGGAGGGAAACGATGTTCCCAATTTCAGCGATAAAGATAATATCGATCAGCTTCAGAACTTTTCTATTGCAGGCCTGAATCCTAATGATATTGAGGATATCACTATTCTTAAAGATGCGGCCGCCACTGCCATCTATGGAGCAAGAGCGGCTAACGGGGTGATTTCCATTACAACGAAAAAAGGGAAAAAAGGAAGCATGAAAGTGAATTTTTCAGCAGATACCTTTATTACATCTCGCCCTGACTTTGACAAGCTAAATCTTCTGAACGCTTCTGAAAAAGTAGACTTTGAGTTAATGCTTGCCAAACGTACTGACCTTACTTACCGTGCTGATAAAGGGGAAGTCATGAGAATTTTAACTAAAAATAACCAGCTTGATGCTTTCAGAAGCGGTGGTTTGGATGCGTTGAATTCTATGACACGCCAGCAGCTTGATGGTCTGAGAAACAGCAACACAGACTGGGGAAAATTGCTATACAGAAATGCAATCAATAAGCAGTATGGACTGAGTGTTTCCGGAGGAAGTGACCGTTCAGATTACTATTTCTCACTAGGGTATTTTGATGAAGAAGGAACAACTATCGGTACAGGTTTTAAACGGTATAACCTTACCTTAAAGAACAATTATAAATTAAGCGATAAGTTAAATGCAGGAATCTCTATTTTCGGGACACAGAGTGAGCGTTCATCGTTCATGACGGATGCTGATGCGGCGGCCAGCCCCATTAATTATTCAAGAAATGCCAATCCTTATCTGACACCTTACAATCCGGATGGTAGCTACAGATATGACCGGGATATAGATGGTTATGCAGATCAATATGTTCCTTTTAACTTCCTTGAGGAAAGAGAAAATACGGATTACACCCTTAAAAATCATTCCTTGAAAGGTATATTGGATCTTGAGTATAAAGTTTCAAAAAGCCTGAGGTTCACGTCACAGTTAGGTCTTCAGTATGACACCAATAAAACGGAGAAGTTTGCTGCTGAAAATACCTATTATACCAGAAAGATGAGAGAGGGAACCCGTTATTATAAAGATGGTGCCTTCCAATATTTCCTGCCTAAAGGAGGGGTAAAACAAAACTGGGATAATGAGTTTTTCCAATACAACTGGAAACTTCAGGGAACCTACAGCACAAAGATCAACTCGGTACATGAAATTGATGTGATGGCCGGAACAGAAATCCGTAAAACGAAAGACAATACTACGGTTACAAGAGCTTTCGGTTTTGACAGTCTTACCAAAACAGGTGTTCCGATCATTTTTCCGAATTCTAACTTTGCAGCAGATAAAAAATATGAAACGTACCGTGAAATGCCTGTCGCAGAAAACGCCTATGCTTCTATGTTTGCGACTGCATCCTATACTTTTGACCAGAAATATACCTTCTTCGGAAGTGTAAGATATGATGGAACTAATTTATTCGGAGTTAATAAAAAGTACAAATACCTGCCGATTTGGGCGGTTTCAGGATCATGGCTGGTATCGAAGGAAAATTTCATGAAGAATCTGAATGCCATTTCTAACCTTAGATTAAGAGCATCCTACGGTTTACAGGGAAATATTGACCGAAATACATCACCATTCTTTATTGGGGAATATAATAATGCTACCATTCTGCCGGGCGGAAAAGAAGATGTGATTAACGTGATCAGCCCTCCGAATGATAAACTTCGCTGGGAAAAAACAACCAATGTAAACCTTGGGCTGGATCTGGGCGTATTCCAGAACCGCATCAACCTTACCTTAGATGTCTACAGCAGAAAAGGGACAGATATGATCAGTATGAAAGAAACACCGCTTGAAACCGGATTCAATTATACGATGATGAACTGGGGAAGCCTTACCAATAAAGGTTTTGAACTGGCTTTATCCACAAGAAACATCAATAAGGATAACTTTAAATGGTCAACTACGATTAATTTCGCGCATAATAAGAGTGAAGTTCTTAGCGAGCAGCCTCGTGATAATGCTTTCCTTCCATCCAGAGAAGGTCTTCCTGTGAATGCTGTTTTTGCATTGAAAACAGCAGGAATGGATGAATACGGAAACCCGATGTTCTGGAAAGGAAATGAAAGAGTAAAAATCGCAGATTTCTTCAAGCTTTATGATGTATATGAAGAATTTCTTCCGGGCCAGCTTGTAGATTCTAAGCTTTCACAGGCAGAAATGAGAAGCCTTTTTACCTATATCGGGGATAGAGATCCAAAGTTTACAGGAGGTATTATCAACACCTTTAAAATCCATAATTTTGACTTTACCGTTTCTGCAGCTTTCAACTTCAAGCAGACGGTAATGAGATCACCTTCTTACCGGGGAATGGAACTGGATAGAGGTAGAAATTATACAAAAGATGTCTACGAAGCAGGAACAACACTTCCGGGAATTACAGGCTCCGAAATGGAAAACAATCCCGGCTGGATGGGGAATAAATGGCTGACGAGCAATCCTTCCAATGCCTACGGTCTGCTTGATATCTGGGCTAAAGAGATCAGCTATGTAAGAATAAGCAGCATCCGTTTAGGGTATACGCTTCCTAAAGAATTTACCGCTCCTATGGGCATCAGCAGTCTGAGATTGAGTGTTGAAGGCCGCAACCTGTTCGTATTCAGTAATGGGTATAAAGGGTATTTTGATCCGGAAACCTATGGTAATATTTATGCACAGCCTATTCCTAAATCAGTTACCGTAGGATTTAATGTTTCTTTTTAA
- a CDS encoding RagB/SusD family nutrient uptake outer membrane protein yields the protein MKKITACIALALISFTSIGCDRFLDIQPEGKVIPVTVEDYRKVLTSAYAKYPSHKSLTALRTDETYLDETLNEFNVYREIAMWKDTNNDAATMEFPWVKFYSVVFYLNQIINEGSKTMADSPEKQQILAEAYALRAYTYFDMVNLYGKPYNNATASTDRGVPLSLEIDLEAVLKPSTVQEVYNQVHADMEKAEDLMVAEKQPLDISYRFSKISVNALQARIALYQSDWNKALQYSEQALLMKGSLTDLNTTNTLPNHYASAEAIMALDAVFDDAAGNLSYASPELISKFNTAADKRFGIYFEKKNDKYKIIKKGTADFKVSFRTSELYFIKSEALLKLNKLDEAKQTLLKVAKNRYTPDGYTSVQNTITPMNAAEFMNFIQDERFREFTAEGHRWFDLRRANQKEIKHTVSGKEYILQQNDPRYTIEYPMSAKKNNPNL from the coding sequence ATGAAAAAAATAACAGCATGTATCGCATTGGCATTGATCAGCTTTACCAGCATAGGATGCGATCGATTTTTAGATATTCAGCCTGAAGGAAAAGTGATTCCGGTAACTGTTGAGGATTACAGAAAAGTACTTACCTCAGCCTATGCCAAATATCCGAGTCATAAATCTCTGACAGCCCTTCGTACAGATGAAACTTATCTGGATGAAACGTTGAATGAATTCAATGTATACCGTGAAATTGCCATGTGGAAAGACACCAACAACGATGCAGCAACGATGGAGTTTCCCTGGGTGAAGTTTTACTCCGTGGTATTCTATCTGAACCAGATCATCAACGAAGGAAGCAAGACAATGGCAGATTCTCCTGAAAAACAGCAGATTCTGGCAGAAGCGTATGCATTGCGTGCCTATACCTATTTTGATATGGTTAATTTATACGGAAAACCATACAATAACGCTACTGCATCTACAGACAGAGGAGTTCCGCTAAGTCTGGAAATTGATCTGGAAGCAGTCCTGAAGCCTTCTACCGTTCAGGAAGTTTACAATCAGGTTCATGCGGATATGGAAAAAGCGGAGGACTTAATGGTGGCAGAGAAGCAGCCTTTAGATATCAGCTATAGATTTTCAAAGATATCAGTGAATGCTCTTCAGGCAAGAATAGCCCTTTATCAGAGTGACTGGAATAAGGCGTTACAATATTCAGAGCAGGCTTTGTTAATGAAAGGAAGTCTTACGGATTTGAATACAACCAATACCTTACCCAATCATTACGCTTCAGCAGAAGCGATCATGGCTTTGGATGCTGTGTTTGACGATGCTGCCGGAAACTTATCATATGCTTCTCCGGAATTGATTTCAAAATTTAATACGGCTGCAGACAAAAGATTCGGAATTTATTTTGAAAAGAAGAATGATAAGTATAAAATCATCAAAAAAGGAACTGCAGATTTTAAAGTGTCTTTCAGAACGTCTGAATTGTATTTTATTAAATCCGAAGCATTATTAAAACTGAATAAACTTGATGAAGCTAAGCAAACCCTTCTTAAAGTGGCCAAAAACAGATATACTCCGGATGGCTATACCTCTGTTCAGAATACAATAACCCCGATGAATGCTGCAGAATTTATGAATTTCATCCAGGATGAAAGATTCAGAGAATTTACCGCAGAAGGACACCGTTGGTTTGATTTAAGAAGAGCCAATCAGAAAGAAATAAAACATACCGTGAGCGGTAAAGAGTATATTCTTCAGCAGAATGACCCGAGATATACCATAGAATATCCGATGAGTGCAAAGAAGAATAACCCCAACTTATAA
- a CDS encoding LytR/AlgR family response regulator transcription factor, translated as MKIAIIEDELLAVNYLKNLLDKQNIVPVTETVILRSKKQAIDFFSKDSADLVFMDIHLGDGMSLEIFEHVELFTPIIFITAFDEYAMRVFRHFTIDYLLKPFEEEDLHKALQKFISIRNNFDPEPLLKSVSALQQDGSSEMMKRFMVREGNKLKSIHEHNTAYFFASGKYLFLTTIDHQTYIFDDTIKDIIQKLNPQVFFKVNRKFIINKKAVTEIIKHSSQKVELKLSPEPEVNTEIFISKPQIAECLNWLNS; from the coding sequence ATGAAAATTGCCATTATAGAAGATGAGCTCCTGGCTGTTAATTATCTGAAAAACCTTTTGGATAAACAGAACATCGTTCCTGTCACAGAGACCGTTATTCTTCGCTCAAAAAAACAGGCAATAGACTTTTTCAGTAAAGATTCTGCAGATCTTGTCTTTATGGATATCCATTTGGGAGACGGGATGAGCCTTGAAATTTTCGAGCATGTGGAACTTTTCACGCCGATCATTTTCATAACAGCCTTTGATGAATATGCGATGAGGGTTTTCAGGCATTTTACCATAGATTACCTTCTGAAACCTTTTGAAGAGGAAGACTTACATAAAGCTTTACAGAAATTCATTTCAATCAGAAATAATTTTGATCCCGAACCTCTCCTGAAATCCGTCTCAGCATTACAGCAGGATGGCAGCTCAGAAATGATGAAACGTTTTATGGTAAGAGAAGGAAATAAACTCAAATCAATACACGAGCACAATACTGCGTATTTTTTTGCTTCGGGAAAATACCTTTTTCTCACCACAATAGATCATCAGACCTATATTTTCGATGATACCATTAAAGATATCATCCAGAAGCTGAACCCGCAGGTTTTCTTCAAAGTGAACCGCAAATTCATCATCAACAAAAAAGCGGTTACCGAAATCATCAAACATTCAAGTCAGAAAGTAGAGCTGAAGCTTTCCCCGGAACCGGAAGTCAATACGGAAATATTTATCAGTAAGCCGCAGATTGCAGAATGCTTGAACTGGCTTAATTCTTAG